From one Rosa rugosa chromosome 4, drRosRugo1.1, whole genome shotgun sequence genomic stretch:
- the LOC133743035 gene encoding probable leucine-rich repeat receptor-like protein kinase At1g68400 isoform X2, producing the protein MMTSSKNMYILFAMMMMSFLINPILTSSSSWTSEGFDEYYSEEREALLRLRDSVSSNSSNLHSNWTGPPCNNINSSKWSGIACSNWHVVHLVLEGTRLAATIAPAGSLPPTFLQNITFLSKLSFRNNTFSGSLPNLSNLVHLEYVDFSYNRFWGSIPFEYTTDLPKLELLELQENSLDGSIPPFDQPTLRAFNVSHNHLDGPIPNTGVLQKFPKSSYDHNANLCGSPLGISCTPPPSPNSPPNDSKDDLPLALIVAAAAAVPFFVIFVFLCYYKKVHGKDEATSTDQAEQTVAQKKMPDDDHLDERLGDPEKRVELEFFDKDLPAAAFFDLDDLLRASAEVLGRGKLGTSYKVTLESGPVVVVKRLRSMNELSKKEFVQQMQLLGKMRHENLVQILSFYYSKEEKLVIYKFVSGATTLFELLHGNRGVGRVAYLAWATRLSIIKSIAKGLIFLHQSLRSHKVPHANLKSSNVLVVIRDENYHVKLTDFGFLPLLPARECSQNSILAIGKSPELAQAKKLSQKADVYCFGIVLLEVITGRIPGKVSPGSDETIDDLSDWVRMVVNNDWSTDILDVEMLPAKDDHDDMLKLTNIALECTDIAPENRPKMIQVLKSIQEIESSSR; encoded by the exons ATGATGACCTCTTCTAAAAATATGTACATACTCTTtgcgatgatgatgatgagttttCTGATCAATCCGATATTAACATCATCGTCGTCGTGGACCTCGGAAGGATTTGATGAATACTACTCAGAAGAAAGAGAGGCTTTACTAAGGTTAAGAGACTCTGTGAGCTCAAACTCCTCCAACTTGCACTCAAATTGGACCGGCCCTCCCTGCAATAACATTAACAGCAGCAAATGGTCTGGTATTGCTTGTTCAAATTGGCACGTTGTTCACCTTGTCCTAGAAGGAACTCGGCTAGCAGCTACTATAGCACCAGCTGGTTCTCTTCCACCCACATTTCTCCAAAACATAACTTTCCTAAGCAAACTTAGCTTCAGAAACAACACCTTCTCTGGCTCTCTTCCAAACCTATCAAATCTTGTTCACCTGGAGTATGTGGATTTCTCATACAACCGTTTCTGGGGTTCCATACCTTTCGAGTACACTACTGATTTGCCAAAGCTGGAACTGCTAGAGTTGCAAGAGAATTCTTTAGATGGGTCAATTCCGCCTTTCGACCAACCAACACTCAGAGCTTTTAATGTTTCTCATAATCATCTCGACGGTCCAATTCCTAACACTGGTGTGTTACAGAAGTTCCCCAAAAGCTCGTACGATCATAATGCAAATCTTTGTGGGAGTCCTCTGGGGATATCTTGTACTCCTCCTCCATCTCCTAATTCCCCGCCAAACGATTCAAAAGATGACCTCCCACTCGCTTTGATTGTGGCTGCAGCAGCGGCGGTTCCCTTTTTTGTTATATTTGTATTCTTATGTTACTATAAGAAAGTGCATGGAAAAGATGAAGCGACGTCAACAGATCAGGCCGAGCAGACGG TGGCACAAAAGAAAATGCCTGATGATGATCATTTGGATGAGAGGTTGGGGGATCCTGAAAAGAGGGTCGAGTTGGAATTTTTCGACAAGGACTTGCCCGCTGCGGCATTTTTCGATTTGGATGATTTACTTCGGGCTTCAGCCGAAGTGTTGGGCAGGGGAAAACTGGGAACTTCATACAAAGTAACACTAGAATCGGGCCCTGTCGTGGTGGTGAAGAGACTTAGAAGCATGAACGAGTTGAGCAAAAAGGAATTTGTCCAGCAAATGCAATTGCTAGGGAAGATGAGACACGAAAACCTTGTACAGATTCTCTCCTTCTACTATTCCAAGGAGGAGAAGCTCGTCATCTATAAGTTTGTCTCTGGTGCCACTACTTTGTTTGAGCTTTTACATG GTAATAGAGGAGTTGGAAGAGTAGCTTATTTGGCTTGGGCAACAAGACTATCAATTATCAAAAGCATAGCAAAGGGTCTGATATTCCTTCACCAATCCTTGCGTTCACATAAGGTTCCTCATGCCAACCTTAAATCGTCAAATGTACTAGTTGTTATCCGAGACGAAAACTACCATGTGAAGCTTACAGATTTCGGATTCTTGCCACTCCTGCCTGCTCGAGAATGCTCACAAAATAGCATTCTAGCAATTGGTAAGTCACCGGAGTTGGCTCAAGCGAAGAAGTTGTCACAGAAAGCCGATGTCTATTGCTTTGGCATTGTCCTACTGGAGGTCATTACTGGCAGGATCCCAGGCAAAGTCTCACCGGGAAGTGATGAAACAATTGATGATCTTTCCGATTGGGTTAGAATGGTGGTAAACAatgattggtccacagatatttTGGATGTAGAAATGCTGCCAGCAAAAGATGACCACGATGACATGTTGAAGCTGACCAACATTGCCCTAGAGTGTACAGACATCGCCCCAGAGAACCGGCCTAAAATGATTCAAGTATTGAAAAGCATTCAAGAAATAGAGAGTAGTTCAAGATGA
- the LOC133743035 gene encoding probable leucine-rich repeat receptor-like protein kinase At1g68400 isoform X1, translating into MMTSSKNMYILFAMMMMSFLINPILTSSSSWTSEGFDEYYSEEREALLRLRDSVSSNSSNLHSNWTGPPCNNINSSKWSGIACSNWHVVHLVLEGTRLAATIAPAGSLPPTFLQNITFLSKLSFRNNTFSGSLPNLSNLVHLEYVDFSYNRFWGSIPFEYTTDLPKLELLELQENSLDGSIPPFDQPTLRAFNVSHNHLDGPIPNTGVLQKFPKSSYDHNANLCGSPLGISCTPPPSPNSPPNDSKDDLPLALIVAAAAAVPFFVIFVFLCYYKKVHGKDEATSTDQAEQTEWAVAQKKMPDDDHLDERLGDPEKRVELEFFDKDLPAAAFFDLDDLLRASAEVLGRGKLGTSYKVTLESGPVVVVKRLRSMNELSKKEFVQQMQLLGKMRHENLVQILSFYYSKEEKLVIYKFVSGATTLFELLHGNRGVGRVAYLAWATRLSIIKSIAKGLIFLHQSLRSHKVPHANLKSSNVLVVIRDENYHVKLTDFGFLPLLPARECSQNSILAIGKSPELAQAKKLSQKADVYCFGIVLLEVITGRIPGKVSPGSDETIDDLSDWVRMVVNNDWSTDILDVEMLPAKDDHDDMLKLTNIALECTDIAPENRPKMIQVLKSIQEIESSSR; encoded by the exons ATGATGACCTCTTCTAAAAATATGTACATACTCTTtgcgatgatgatgatgagttttCTGATCAATCCGATATTAACATCATCGTCGTCGTGGACCTCGGAAGGATTTGATGAATACTACTCAGAAGAAAGAGAGGCTTTACTAAGGTTAAGAGACTCTGTGAGCTCAAACTCCTCCAACTTGCACTCAAATTGGACCGGCCCTCCCTGCAATAACATTAACAGCAGCAAATGGTCTGGTATTGCTTGTTCAAATTGGCACGTTGTTCACCTTGTCCTAGAAGGAACTCGGCTAGCAGCTACTATAGCACCAGCTGGTTCTCTTCCACCCACATTTCTCCAAAACATAACTTTCCTAAGCAAACTTAGCTTCAGAAACAACACCTTCTCTGGCTCTCTTCCAAACCTATCAAATCTTGTTCACCTGGAGTATGTGGATTTCTCATACAACCGTTTCTGGGGTTCCATACCTTTCGAGTACACTACTGATTTGCCAAAGCTGGAACTGCTAGAGTTGCAAGAGAATTCTTTAGATGGGTCAATTCCGCCTTTCGACCAACCAACACTCAGAGCTTTTAATGTTTCTCATAATCATCTCGACGGTCCAATTCCTAACACTGGTGTGTTACAGAAGTTCCCCAAAAGCTCGTACGATCATAATGCAAATCTTTGTGGGAGTCCTCTGGGGATATCTTGTACTCCTCCTCCATCTCCTAATTCCCCGCCAAACGATTCAAAAGATGACCTCCCACTCGCTTTGATTGTGGCTGCAGCAGCGGCGGTTCCCTTTTTTGTTATATTTGTATTCTTATGTTACTATAAGAAAGTGCATGGAAAAGATGAAGCGACGTCAACAGATCAGGCCGAGCAGACGG AGTGGGCAGTGGCACAAAAGAAAATGCCTGATGATGATCATTTGGATGAGAGGTTGGGGGATCCTGAAAAGAGGGTCGAGTTGGAATTTTTCGACAAGGACTTGCCCGCTGCGGCATTTTTCGATTTGGATGATTTACTTCGGGCTTCAGCCGAAGTGTTGGGCAGGGGAAAACTGGGAACTTCATACAAAGTAACACTAGAATCGGGCCCTGTCGTGGTGGTGAAGAGACTTAGAAGCATGAACGAGTTGAGCAAAAAGGAATTTGTCCAGCAAATGCAATTGCTAGGGAAGATGAGACACGAAAACCTTGTACAGATTCTCTCCTTCTACTATTCCAAGGAGGAGAAGCTCGTCATCTATAAGTTTGTCTCTGGTGCCACTACTTTGTTTGAGCTTTTACATG GTAATAGAGGAGTTGGAAGAGTAGCTTATTTGGCTTGGGCAACAAGACTATCAATTATCAAAAGCATAGCAAAGGGTCTGATATTCCTTCACCAATCCTTGCGTTCACATAAGGTTCCTCATGCCAACCTTAAATCGTCAAATGTACTAGTTGTTATCCGAGACGAAAACTACCATGTGAAGCTTACAGATTTCGGATTCTTGCCACTCCTGCCTGCTCGAGAATGCTCACAAAATAGCATTCTAGCAATTGGTAAGTCACCGGAGTTGGCTCAAGCGAAGAAGTTGTCACAGAAAGCCGATGTCTATTGCTTTGGCATTGTCCTACTGGAGGTCATTACTGGCAGGATCCCAGGCAAAGTCTCACCGGGAAGTGATGAAACAATTGATGATCTTTCCGATTGGGTTAGAATGGTGGTAAACAatgattggtccacagatatttTGGATGTAGAAATGCTGCCAGCAAAAGATGACCACGATGACATGTTGAAGCTGACCAACATTGCCCTAGAGTGTACAGACATCGCCCCAGAGAACCGGCCTAAAATGATTCAAGTATTGAAAAGCATTCAAGAAATAGAGAGTAGTTCAAGATGA